In Candidatus Poribacteria bacterium, a single window of DNA contains:
- the hisH gene encoding imidazole glycerol phosphate synthase subunit HisH — translation MIAIIDYGAGNLTSVERAVKYLGYDGKITADPQTILGAEKVIFPGVGAARATMDNLNAAGLAEILREVYESGKPMLGICIGIQILFEHSEEEDTDCLGILPGVVKKYNPSPIQKVPQIGWNEVYQTQAHPIFQDVPNPAHFYFVNSYYPIPRDDSYIVGKTIYGVKFSSVVAHQNLIATQFHLEKSGRIGLKMLDNFLCDGQ, via the coding sequence ATGATCGCAATTATCGACTACGGCGCGGGCAACCTGACGAGTGTTGAACGCGCCGTCAAATATTTAGGCTACGACGGAAAAATTACCGCCGACCCCCAAACCATTTTGGGTGCAGAGAAAGTCATCTTTCCCGGCGTAGGTGCGGCGCGGGCAACAATGGATAACCTGAACGCGGCTGGGCTCGCGGAGATATTGCGGGAGGTTTACGAGTCGGGTAAGCCGATGTTAGGGATCTGTATCGGTATCCAGATCCTGTTTGAACATAGCGAAGAGGAGGATACCGATTGCCTCGGCATCCTGCCCGGCGTTGTCAAAAAATATAATCCCTCTCCGATTCAAAAAGTACCGCAGATCGGCTGGAACGAGGTGTATCAGACGCAGGCACATCCAATTTTTCAAGATGTTCCGAATCCTGCCCATTTCTATTTCGTTAATTCGTACTATCCCATACCGCGGGACGATTCGTATATCGTTGGGAAGACCATTTACGGCGTTAAATTTTCGAGTGTTGTTGCCCATCAGAACCTGATTGCGACGCAGTTCCATCTGGAGAAGAGTGGTCGGATCGGACTGAAGATGCTGGATAATTTCTTGTGCGATGGACAGTAG
- a CDS encoding site-specific DNA-methyltransferase, whose translation MKATVLHGDCDSLLNQPNTAFGNIDLTFLDPPFNQDKGYNEWDDNLPEAQYWKWMGGVCTKVYQQTASGGAIYFMQREKKTESVLRCLREAGWTFQNLIIWKKKTSAVPGVNRFGKHYQIIAFATKGKRPGVFHRLRINPPLPAGYKYERENGMFLTDVWADIRELTAGYFAGDEALRDAEGNRLHKQQTPIQLLLRIILSSTNPGDVVLDPFAGSGTTLVVAEQLGRKSIGVELDKINVAIIRERLAEQRKADDISGLFKDYECTPDLEAIWGRVGLRTTATSKQIELFESNQNRV comes from the coding sequence ACACTGCTTTTGGGAATATCGATCTTACTTTTCTCGATCCGCCCTTCAATCAGGATAAAGGTTACAACGAGTGGGATGATAACTTGCCTGAAGCGCAGTATTGGAAGTGGATGGGCGGTGTGTGCACAAAGGTTTATCAACAAACCGCTTCGGGCGGCGCAATCTATTTTATGCAGCGGGAGAAGAAAACTGAATCTGTGCTACGCTGTTTACGCGAAGCTGGGTGGACGTTTCAAAACTTGATTATTTGGAAAAAGAAAACGTCCGCTGTCCCCGGGGTGAATCGTTTTGGTAAGCACTACCAGATTATCGCGTTTGCAACGAAAGGAAAACGTCCAGGAGTCTTTCACCGTCTGCGAATCAATCCGCCGCTGCCTGCGGGCTACAAATATGAACGTGAAAACGGTATGTTCCTCACCGACGTGTGGGCCGATATTCGTGAGTTGACGGCGGGCTATTTTGCGGGAGATGAAGCCTTGCGGGATGCAGAGGGGAATCGCTTGCACAAGCAACAGACACCGATTCAACTTCTCCTTCGGATAATCCTTTCTTCGACAAATCCCGGCGATGTTGTATTAGATCCATTTGCGGGTTCAGGAACGACGTTGGTTGTTGCGGAACAGTTGGGGCGGAAATCAATCGGGGTTGAACTCGATAAAATTAATGTTGCAATCATCCGAGAAAGGCTTGCTGAACAAAGAAAAGCAGATGATATTTCAGGTTTATTCAAAGATTATGAATGCACACCGGACTTAGAAGCCATTTGGGGACGGGTTGGATTGAGGACCACAGCTACTTCTAAACAGATAGAACTTTTTGAGTCAAATCAAAATCGCGTTTGA